AAGTGCGACTTTGCCTGGTGTGAGGGTCTTTAGAGACCCTGCAAACTCTAGCAGCAACTTCGACACATATCCTTTCGGCTTGCCCACGCCACCTGAGATGTCCCCTCTTGATGCCGTGGACCACGAGCACTCGTCCTATTACTCATCCACTGGCTCTGTTCCGCCCACGAGCTCCTGCTCATCTTCTGCCTCAGGCCCTGAGGAGCAGTGTTCCAACACGGCTCATATGAGCAGTCCGCCACCCTACCACCCTGAGTATTCCCATCAAGCATCTCTCCATTGTGGTAGCACCCATCTGAGCCATATTCCCATGCCTCACCAGTGTGGTGGAACCACCCTTATTCCTACTCCTCCACTTTCCTACTACAGCACTTCATTCCCTCAAATCCAAGTACACCATGGTCTTCAGGGCCATCTAGGTCAGCTCTCACCACCACCTGAGCAAGGACATTTAGAGAGTCTGGACCAACTAAGCCAGGCTGAACTGCTGGGTGAAGTAGACCGCAATGAATTCGACCAGTATCTAAACTCGACCAGCTATCATCACCCTGAACAAAGCGGCATGACCGTGACAGGACATATCCAAGTAACGCCAGCATCTACTTGCCCTACTAGTACCACAGAAACCAGTCTCATCTCTGTACTGGCTGATGCAACGGCAGCTTACTACAACAACTACAGCATTTCTTAAAGAATGAATGCAAAATTAATATGAACACAAACCATGCACAAAGAAGAACAAAGAAGCTGCAGAAAGTCAATGGACACCTCAGGGATGCACCAATAAAAACTTCATTTTCAttataaaaaagtgaataaattgAGTGGATGAACTAACTGTCCTGCTAAATTGTTCTCAGATGTGGCTAGAGATGCTTGTATATTTGCGCTACAGCTTATTTATGTATCTAAATGGTTGCATTAATCCATATTGTATTGCTGTTTTTTCTGTCCAAATATTCATGCCTTTCTTATAAGCCTCAGTTTTTTACCTCaagacactgtatttaaatgaGGCTGGACTCTTCTCCATATTCTTCAGGACTTGATCTATTAGGAAGGAATTACTATATTCTCCCTTTCCTTCAACATCCATATAAAATTATTGTACTTATAAAGTTTtaccaagaaaataataataagtattacTGTATTCTGATTATAaatttttacattaatttaattCAAGAAGAAACCAAATTTCTACACCAAATATCAGTGGcacatcagtaattgtagcataGAAACAAGACTGATGTACATTGTACATCAAGCTATTAAATGATCACTATGAAGGATCAGCATTACCATTTTTTTCTTGGCACACAGCATTACGTATGTCCGAGTAAGcacagcacattcacactgttgTTTTGGACAACCCGAAAATAATGCTTTGTAGATGCTCTTTAATGTTTTGTGAAATGTTATAACTGGATGTTCTGAGAATCCAAAACCAGGCtccagtaaataaaaacagttaaacacatttataacaacgACTCTTGTTTGGTTGGTATTTATAAGATGATTTTCTTTATTGCTGAGTTTggttctctgtgttttttatttatttttcttttaacttATTTACAGAAAGAACACAAATGAAGGGGTGAGGGAGTGTTACTGAGGCACCACATACTTTTCTGGACTTGTACCAGGGAGATGGAACACCTTTATTCCAAAATATCATGCTCAGTTTAATGTGTGTTATATCTTGTCTTCAATTGGGTTGATATGTTGCGTGAAGGCTATAGCATGCATAACATGCATCTGCGGTAAAACACAGGCAAGCTGAgcagttttttttgtgtgtgaagCATCTGCCATCTATGCCACAATTATGAAGAAGACACTTAGATTACTTTCTTCTTGCTATTCTTATTCAAAAGCAAGGTCAACTGGGGCTGCTGTGCAATTTATCACATGCTACAAAATGTTAGGATtttattgtacatttacattttacattaatgCCATTTTGCAAACACTGTGGCCaactgatcactagtccaaaacttcaaccactgagctaccactgccacccCACTATTGTATCATGCAGTACATTTAAAGCCTCCGCACTTaagtttcattcatttatttttattgttttacccATTTGTGTATGTAGAATTCCCTTGCAGTACCTTGgatgattaaaattttttttataatgtggtAATTCTTATCCCACCAAAAATGTCACTCCTATTTTCAGCTGTTTTATAAATTAGATTATTTAAGTTACATATTAGCTCTTGTAACTGTACATAATCTAAGTCTGAAGTCAGCTTGGTACTTAGTGGTACCCACTGTACCTTCCCAGGCTGGCACGGCTAACATCTCCTGTTCAGTTTCAAAGGATTTATGTAGGACAGCCTTGGCTGACGCTGCCTTGCCGCATCCATTGCCCCCTGCCTTttgtttgctgtgttttattttgggtGCTTAGCTGTACTAGAACAGTAAAATCCCCCTTGTAACCCATGCCCTACCCTCATCCTCCTCTACATACCCCCCCACTTCGCTATCTTGCTGATGCAGACTTTCATAATCtcagtgaaataaataaatgcacttcAACCCCGTCAAATGGTTTACATGttcatcatttttctttttgtcctAGTTTTTTTCCCTCcaaattcttcttcttttttgatAAAAGGAATCTGGAAGGGGGAGAGAAACGGCTGGTGGTGGGTGTTTGACAAATCCTGGAGTCTGGCTTGGCCTTCCTGCGTTTTTTGGGAACGCTTGAGTCGCGCTTCTTGTAAAAAGGATGTAGTGGAGGAGCAGTGTTTCCTGCCTGATAAGAGTAAAGCCTCTCTCCATCAGGATGTTTGGACCATGGCTGGTCCCTGCATTAAAAGAACCCATGGCAAGGGAAAGGGAACCTGCTGTTCATTTTAGCAGGGAGGAAATATGGCTCTCACTGATTAATATCTCACACCATGGTTTTTAGGGCTTTTATTTGACCCTCCTATGGCCGGGCCACACACAGTGAACTCAGCACAGATTCTCTGCATTTCTTTGCAATCAGCTCGAAGACATTGGGCCTAGTATGGTCAAGAAAGTTGTTAGCCTTTTTCTTTACAATCAGCACCATGCACTTGAAGTTTCATTTCCCACATTTTATCACCGTTTGTCACTATGATTACCTTAAATGAAATAGATTCATCATGTGTCAACATCTGGATACTGCTTTATTAGAGTGAGATTGCCTGTGGCTATATGCTTTGTGAAAAGAGATGGATTTGGGGGAAAAGGGGATGCTGGGACAGGCAGCCCCAGGCTTTTGTCACTGCTGTGGCTTAAGACCAAAACCTTTCCAGGGTCAGAGTGTCTGGTCCCCACCTCCATACACTGCCCTGGAGGTAGGGCATAGTGACATACAGAACCGGAAATAATGTTACTCAAAAACAGGAACATtttttctctacagaataccctcatttgttgtttttatttttaaaacatacatGTGATTaccatattttaaaatgacGTAAAACTAAATCTCATGATGATTTTATCAGTTTTTACCTGAAATTCATTTAGAAGAAATAAAGTGGAAgcaatttttttataaaagcaatatataatttaaagttCTAAAAATGTTAAGTACAATGTTAAAAAAGAATGAggctttaaacaaataaaacatagtatatatatatatatatatatatatatatatatatatatatatagtagtgCTAGTAGTGTAAACTGTAAGAGTGTTTTGCTTTGCCTGGACCTGGACAACCTGCCATTATTAAGAGAATAATTATATCCACTAACACTTTCAGCAGAACATTCTtgaaatgaatgtattttatatatatatatatatatatatatatatatatatatatacacacacacacacaccgatcagccataacattaaaaccacctccttgtttctactcactgtccattttaccagctccacttaccatgtagaagcactttgtagttctacaattactgactgtagtccatctatttctctacatacttttttagccttctttcacactgttcttcaatagtcagtcAATATAtaccaaaaaacaaaaatatataatcatgttttaaattgtgttttaattCGAGTTTTAtaaaatcatgttttgttttttctttttattatttgcaatcAGTGTTTATAACATGCAAAAACAGAGAGAATCAGAAAggggacactttctaaaaaaatTTACTCATCAAAGGAATACCCTGTAACATGGACAATACCACTCATCGCCATGCCAGTAATGTATAGTTTGTATAAAGGATATAAAAATAAGTGCAAATATTCATCTCATCTGTCTTAGTTTTTCAGTCTTGGCTCAGTTAAGCATTAGCCAATAATACAATGTTTTAGTGTCACCTACAGAGTGGCCCCACATTCCATGTCCTTTAAACCAGTTAAATAATCTCAACAAGGTCACTGGACAGCATACATTCTAGTTGCTTAagatttcattttcaaaatatGTCTAGTTTCTAAATTACAACAAATAATTGGCTCTTTCTAAaggttataaataaaataaacagaatgtTGCTGCTTGAAAAGATTCAGACATCTGGTGGACATACAGTTTTTAAGAACAACTATTTAAGGTCATGTAGACATTGTTTAGGaatattttttcatttgttttggaTGATTTGCAGCAAGTTTTTCAAGTTGGCTCAATGACGCTTGTAAGcaataatttttaaatagaGCCACACATTCTTTAATGACAGAATGAAggataaaagatgaaatgaaaatgacaaaataataTCCATTTACAAGCAAAAACTacagtaaattatttttttaatgatttcacaTCTCAGATCCTCAAGATGTTTAGTATTTGTGGCTACAGGAAAGAAATCTCCCTTTTTTAATGGccttctgttgtttttttttcttcccgaTTACTCCCTGGAATGGACCCAGTCCGAGGTCTGAGACTGTTAGGTAGTCTCAACTATTTCCTGTTTCTCTTGCATTGATGTCCCATCAACAGGCAAATAAACAAGTTAACCTTTGCTGGTTAAAATGATGCTGGAACAGCATGTTGTTGGCTCAGACGATCCCATCTGG
The sequence above is drawn from the Trichomycterus rosablanca isolate fTriRos1 chromosome 9, fTriRos1.hap1, whole genome shotgun sequence genome and encodes:
- the sox7 gene encoding transcription factor SOX-7 — protein: MAALISAYSSWPESFECGSADGEAPDSRAPHRSAAPDKSPEPRIRRPMNAFMVWAKDERKRLAVQNPDLHNAELSKMLGKSWKALTPLQKRPYVEEAERLRVQHMQDYPNYKYRPRRKKQLKRICKRVDPGFLLPGLGPDQTSLTDPRGCCHPLDKEDESTISGNGGFSSSATLPGVRVFRDPANSSSNFDTYPFGLPTPPEMSPLDAVDHEHSSYYSSTGSVPPTSSCSSSASGPEEQCSNTAHMSSPPPYHPEYSHQASLHCGSTHLSHIPMPHQCGGTTLIPTPPLSYYSTSFPQIQVHHGLQGHLGQLSPPPEQGHLESLDQLSQAELLGEVDRNEFDQYLNSTSYHHPEQSGMTVTGHIQVTPASTCPTSTTETSLISVLADATAAYYNNYSIS